Within the Glycine max cultivar Williams 82 chromosome 12, Glycine_max_v4.0, whole genome shotgun sequence genome, the region AGATTAATGTTTCTCCATGGTTATGACAGTTTTGACTTTCAAGCTTTTTAATTATACTTGTTTGAGTGTGATTTTCATCCGTTGGAGGTGATTTATGGATTAGTAGTGTTAACCCCTGTTTGGTTTTGCGTCCGATTCCTCCATCCTTGCATCAAACTCCTTAGTAGTGTTAAAACCactaacttttttaataataacaaaatcaaattaaactaattaaattaaataaatagaaacatcaaattaataattaaccatTTTCGTATAAGAACGACTCTTGGACTTGGACATCACatcaaataacaattaattcaattaaaattatatccaaatatagaataattattttaatagttaaataaataatattataattataacaaaattaaaaatatatatttaatttaaaatataatttaattcttaaatgtatatatatatatatatatttatttatttattgattttgattgaattaaaatataattaataatttaatctatgatttattttaagtatataaataaatattacttttagAAAATGTGAAATAAATTTTCTGTAAATTTTCTGGAATCCAATAAGAATGTGATTACGTTTCATTTTTTAACTGTTGTCTATTATAAACCCACCCCCGACCCGGCCATTGCCATCCTACTTAGGCCACAATACGGCAACATCAGTTTCCTTTCTCGGCAAGTAACGTTGCTGCCCAGTGCCCTCTCTCTAACaattcaaattacaaaaaatggAGGGAAATATAAATTAGGCCGTTTCTCTTTCTGTTACCTAACAATTGCATGAACCAAAAGAAGTAGGATTTCCATGGCGGAAGCCTTAGGCCCTAATCCAACGACGGACCACAAAAAGACGGTTCCCATGTCCGCTCGTATCCAATCTCCGACGAGCCCTTTCTTCGTGGGCTCCAACAACGACCAGCTTGAACGGGCCCAGACCCGTGAAGCCCGCGCCGCCGCAATCCGCCGCAAGCCCCTCGCCGCCAACTTCCACCCCCAACCATCCCATTCTCATCCCTGTCTCAACAAACACCAGATTCTCGACTTGTTCCATAACTGCATAAAACTTGCCTCCGAAAATGCAATCATCATTATCATAttctgttatttattatttattattgcttttgaTATGAGGgaaagattattttgtttttgtttttgggcAGAAAATTAATCAGAAAAACACATGGGAGTTGGATTTGATTGACCACCTCACTGATATTATTAGGTCTGAAGAAGGGAATCACGAGGAGACTAATTTTCAAATAGTAAGTTCTGCTTGCTACTTCATTTCTATGTTCCTTGCTTTCAAAAGTTGTTGGAATTTTCAGTTCGGTTTCTTCCCAAACCTACCTAAATTTTGAgaagactaaaatataattttggttgACTCgtctaaattttttgtttcagtttggtcctctaattttaaaaagttccTCTTTGGCCCCTAAAATTGTTTGTTAGACACTCAAACTAACTCGGTCTTTTCTTTAGGTTACCACATTAACTTGATCAACTTGGTGAGATGTGACAAACTGTGAGAAATATCATGTTAGATGACCTTTTGCCATGTCAGctaaaattaactattaataCAAAAAGCTGATGGAAGGAAATTAAGCCTTTAAGGgatcaaaatgaaactttaaaAACTTGGAGTGGCCAAGgccaaactaaaacaaaaaattaagctcagggatcaaaattatattttattcttttgagaatggtaagaaaataatatcatcTTTCTGCGGGCACTGCCTGGTTTTGTGGGTTCTGATTTCCTGAATTGTGTCTTTGTTTAGTACATTTATGTGTTtatgaaatgatgtttctttatATGCAGTTTCTTTCAATGAATGTCATCTACAGTAATTCTAAAACCTCGCTTTGGAAAGCCAATTTAAAGGAGAAatgataatttttcattaagttatctCAACAAGCtgttaaaaatgttattatttttctataataagttaatattttgaattaagttattgtttacattttatttttatcacgcACACATGGACTTGCAAGTGTAAATATCAGTGTTGTTAAATAGCAGCCATGGCATTGCCATGGTGGATTTTTTGCCAACCGCTGTAGACAATTTGCGAAGGAAGGCCTGCCATGGCAGCGCCATAAGGTGCAATGGTGTGTTTATATGGCAGAATTTTGGCCTTCCGCCATGTTCTGCCATTGATAACACTGGTAAATATACTATCAATGAGACACCTGCGACACTAAAAGCAGATTCATGTATGCATTACTGTTATATTCATTGGTTTTTTGTTTGGGCAGGCAAGCTGTACACTTGAAGCTGGAGTCAAAATATACTCCTTAAGGGTGGATTCGGTGCATTCCGAGGCATATAAAGTCCTTGCTAGAATGAATAGAGCAGGCCAAGATACCGAGGAAGGTTACAATAATTATCCTTTTATATTCTGAACTTTTTCTGCCCTTCTATAGCAATATTATCCTTTGGTTTGCAGATGGGGGCCATGGGAATTGTTTTCTTCCTTAATTGTACAAGTTATACAGTTTTACTCAATGTTTGGTATCTTAAGAATTTTTGAACTATGAATGGCTGCAGTACTATTGgtacatttactttttattctttattagttTCTAATGCACGGTGTCATAGTGTTCAGACACTACTTTAGGGAGTTTTAATGCTGAAAGTGGACAAGCAAGAAGGAAGGAAGTTGACAAAAAGGTTGATTCTCTGGATATTTGGATTGAAATCATACATTTTGCTAAGTTCTAAGAGGTGTTTTTCCATGCAGTTCTCACCTTTATCAACATTGGAATCATCTTTTGAGGTTCTTAATGTAAAGAAGTTTGACGGTGATCTCAAATCTCTTTTTATTTCTGTTACTTGTTTGGCATGAGGGATAGAAATTGTGCTGACCCTGTATTTGTTTTTTCAGTTGCATTTGCTGTGGATCCACTCTATCGTCAGATGTCAGCACAATTTGATGAAGGTGGAGCCAAAGGCCTTTTGATGAATAATCTTGGCATATATGGTAAATGTAGGTTGCTCTTCGATTCACTAGAAGTGCCAGGGAAGTGCATAACCAGTCAAAATGAAAGTGATATTTCAGATACAATTGATCTTTCTTTCGCCAGAGGTATATTGATCATTTAAATGGTGTGGTAAAACTGGTATAACATTATAAATGCAAACATTCAATATGAATCAGGGACTTAGTTGTCTTTTACTCTTTACTCCTGTATAGATTGTGTTGAACAAATGATATTGGACATACATACGAAGGGTGAAATCTCTCCAACTCTGAGGGTGATAGTAAATcaatttgatgaaaataataaaaggcCTTCTGATTTTCAATCTTCTACTGAGAAATCAGGTGAAGAGTTTGATGCAGCTATTGATAGTGAACTTGCCACTGAAAAAGAATATGAGAACTTCCCCTCCTGGAGTAATGATCATGATAGTGAAGCATTTCCTGCTGAATGGGGCTCTGATGATGCAGACCCAACTTTTCCAAGTTACCATCAGGTTTGCTAATGTTTCAGCCATACAACATCAATGCTTGTCTTggaagatattttaaaattgtttatttgttattatattaagtGTTTGATGGGCCTTAAATAACATTGTAGGAAAAAGAACCTTTTCATTCCCAAGACCCTCCTGATATGGATGACATATTTGAAAATGTTGATGGGTATTTGTTTTTGAGTCTGGGTTTTAGGTCAAAGAAAAATGCATGGGCAGGCACTGATCATTGGAAGTTTCAAAAAGCTAAAGGTAGGATATAGGAGGCCAGTTAGAGATTGTAAAGCTTATTTGTATATGCATTTGGGAGTTCAGTGTGTTAATCAATTCTGAATCTGTTTCTAGGCTCAGAATCAGAGGTTCATCGTGCTTCTGAGGATGTGTTGGTCCAGAAAACCAGGCAGCCAGGGACAAAGAGACAAGTCGAAGTTGATTTAGATTTCACAAGTTTTGTCGAGAAAAAAATATCCGATATCTTTTCTCCTCCCAGGAATCCCAAAT harbors:
- the LOC100777082 gene encoding condensin complex subunit 2 isoform X3, producing the protein MAEALGPNPTTDHKKTVPMSARIQSPTSPFFVGSNNDQLERAQTREARAAAIRRKPLAANFHPQPSHSHPCLNKHQILDLFHNCIKLASENKINQKNTWELDLIDHLTDIIRSEEGNHEETNFQIASCTLEAGVKIYSLRVDSVHSEAYKVLARMNRAGQDTEEDTTLGSFNAESGQARRKEVDKKFSPLSTLESSFEVLNVKKFDVAFAVDPLYRQMSAQFDEGGAKGLLMNNLGIYGKCRLLFDSLEVPGKCITSQNESDISDTIDLSFARGEEFDAAIDSELATEKEYENFPSWSNDHDSEAFPAEWGSDDADPTFPSYHQEKEPFHSQDPPDMDDIFENVDGYLFLSLGFRSKKNAWAGTDHWKFQKAKGSESEVHRASEDVLVQKTRQPGTKRQVEVDLDFTSFVEKKISDIFSPPRNPKSLQLPENIPPSITKLPEDCHYEPEDLVNLFLLPYVKCIGRKARKLSGEFADVSGEQCNNYESFPSWDNGSVCDDDVTDVHSEMDDSTSLISQPRQINKVEVQYDKTFKQVNVQALKITLWDHIQESVQVPIQGKKEVVSFKHMLTNFPSKCNAAATISDISPHLCFICLLHLANEKGLNIQSCPNLDDLGICLPDDGATITGTV
- the LOC100777082 gene encoding condensin complex subunit 2 isoform X1; translation: MAEALGPNPTTDHKKTVPMSARIQSPTSPFFVGSNNDQLERAQTREARAAAIRRKPLAANFHPQPSHSHPCLNKHQILDLFHNCIKLASENKINQKNTWELDLIDHLTDIIRSEEGNHEETNFQIASCTLEAGVKIYSLRVDSVHSEAYKVLARMNRAGQDTEEDTTLGSFNAESGQARRKEVDKKFSPLSTLESSFEVLNVKKFDVAFAVDPLYRQMSAQFDEGGAKGLLMNNLGIYGKCRLLFDSLEVPGKCITSQNESDISDTIDLSFARDCVEQMILDIHTKGEISPTLRVIVNQFDENNKRPSDFQSSTEKSGEEFDAAIDSELATEKEYENFPSWSNDHDSEAFPAEWGSDDADPTFPSYHQEKEPFHSQDPPDMDDIFENVDGYLFLSLGFRSKKNAWAGTDHWKFQKAKGSESEVHRASEDVLVQKTRQPGTKRQVEVDLDFTSFVEKKISDIFSPPRNPKSLQLPENIPPSITKLPEDCHYEPEDLVNLFLLPYVKCIGRKARKLSGEFADVSGEQCNNYESFPSWDNGSVCDDDVTDVHSEMDDSTSLISQPRQINKVEVQYDKTFKQVNVQALKITLWDHIQESVQVPIQGKKEVVSFKHMLTNFPSKCNAAATISDISPHLCFICLLHLANEKGLNIQSCPNLDDLGICLPDDGATITGTV
- the LOC100777082 gene encoding condensin complex subunit 2 isoform X2; translation: MAEALGPNPTTDHKKTVPMSARIQSPTSPFFVGSNNDQLERAQTREARAAAIRRKPLAANFHPQPSHSHPCLNKHQILDLFHNCIKLASENKINQKNTWELDLIDHLTDIIRSEEGNHEETNFQIASCTLEAGVKIYSLRVDSVHSEAYKVLARMNRAGQDTEEDTTLGSFNAESGQARRKEVDKKFSPLSTLESSFEVLNVKKFDVAFAVDPLYRQMSAQFDEGGAKGLLMNNLGIYGKCRLLFDSLEVPGKCITSQNESDISDTIDLSFARDCVEQMILDIHTKGEISPTLRVIVNQFDENNKRPSDFQSSTEKSGEEFDAAIDSELATEKEYENFPSWSNDHDSEAFPAEWGSDDADPTFPSYHQEKEPFHSQDPPDMDDIFENVDGYLFLSLGFRSKKNAWAGTDHWKFQKAKGSESEVHRASEDVLVQKTRQPGTKRQVEVDLDFTSFVEKKISDIFSPPRNPKSLQLPENIPPSITKLPEDCHYEPEDLVNLFLLPYVKCIGRKARKLSDVSGEQCNNYESFPSWDNGSVCDDDVTDVHSEMDDSTSLISQPRQINKVEVQYDKTFKQVNVQALKITLWDHIQESVQVPIQGKKEVVSFKHMLTNFPSKCNAAATISDISPHLCFICLLHLANEKGLNIQSCPNLDDLGICLPDDGATITGTV